From the genome of Vitis riparia cultivar Riparia Gloire de Montpellier isolate 1030 chromosome 11, EGFV_Vit.rip_1.0, whole genome shotgun sequence:
ACAGCATAGAGCTCCTGCTTACAGAGGTCTAATTCTGATTCCAATTTACATACAATCCCGAAGCTCCCGTACACCGGATCTTCTCTCCTGAAGGTGCCCTCAAGGAGAAGGGATTCGGCCGCCGCGGCTCTCTGCTCCGGCTCGACGGCATTGAGGATCTTTTGTATGTTGCTCACTCCAAAGAGTCTATGAGCATTCTGAAATTCCCTGTACTTGCTAGCAGGAAAGTATGGGGCTAACTCACATGTGCTATCGCATCTCTTTCTCTGGTGCTTGCATGAAGCACAAGCTGCTTGGGCTTGAGGATTTCCTAGGCCACCGCCCTCtctgttcatttttttttttccacaatttttcaTAAACCCAAGAGAATTGAGAATAAATAGAGATTACCCAGACCAGAgatttaccatttttttcataCAATCAGATGGTGTAGATATGG
Proteins encoded in this window:
- the LOC117924821 gene encoding LOB domain-containing protein 22-like; this encodes MNREGGGLGNPQAQAACASCKHQRKRCDSTCELAPYFPASKYREFQNAHRLFGVSNIQKILNAVEPEQRAAAAESLLLEGTFRREDPVYGSFGIVCKLESELDLCKQELYAVSRQLAYFKEREQLLQQKEQLEGILEPSGFYFGDDGKKLDQAYHYQSTLEVGEDVKPFDIQSDEMIEFSSQPKAHVDGSQTIGLSQDQGEGYLETKKET